In Flavobacterium sp. GSB-24, the genomic window CGGCATTGGCCGTACCTACATGAGGAAATTTGATGTTGGTTACTACAACTTCATTTAATTCTTCTGCTTTCACAACCATGTTGACAATAATATTGTTTTGATCCATATTTGCCTGAGAAATTTTTAATCTGGTAAAAAAGTAATCTTTAACAAAAAATAGTAAACTGTCTTTTTCTTTCACCATAATTGAGAAGTCTCCCAATTCATTGGTTCTGGTGCTGGTTTTTGCTGTTTTATTAATAACCTCAACCTTATTAATTGGATTATTATTAGAACTAACTTTTCCGTGAAGTAATTTTTCTGTTTGAGAAATAGAAAACTGGTACGTAAAAAAGGAAATTGTGGTGAGTAATTTTACTTTCATCTAGTGGTATTTAGTTGAAAGTAAAATTATTAGAATTGTCTTAATGAAAACTTACCGAATCTGTAAATTCTTGTTAAAACAAATTCTGAAAGTTTTCAGTTTGTAAGACTGTGAATATAAACTGTGGCTGATGTTATTTATAATAGTTGAATTAAATCGGAAGGATTATGAATAACTACTTTAGCTCCGCTCGCTAACAATTCACCTTCTGTTCGATATCCCCACGAAACTCCAACCGGAAAGATAGTAGCATTTACTGCAGTCTGCATATCAATATCAGAATCACCTACGAAAAGAATTTCTTCAGGTTTTAAATTCCATTTCTTACTTATTTCTAAGGCTTCAAACGGATTTGGCTTCTTTAGCGCTTCGGTACTTAAGCCAACTGCAGCATCAAAATAATTTGGAAATATTTCTGCAGCTATTTTTTTGGTAAGCTCATCGGCTTTATTAGAGAAAACCGCTAATTTGATATTTTGAGAAGCCAGATTATCTAATAATTCAACAATGCCTTCGTACGGTTTTGTTTTAATCGTACAAACTTCACGATAGGTGTCGATCATACAATCAAAACAATTTTCAATTTGTTCTTCTGAATTGTTGGATGCCGGTAAAGCTTTGCTCACTAAATTTCGCAAACCGCTTCCTATAAAATATTGATACGTGTCGTAATTATGAGTTGGGTAATTTAGACCTGTAAGTACGGTATTCATTGCGTCTGAAATATCTTCTAATGAGTTTACTAATGTTCCGTCTAAATCAAAAATAATTCCTTTAAATTTCATTCTATTAAATATTTTGAGCCAAAATAAACCCGCTTGTCCAGGCATTCTGAAAATTAAAACCTCCCGTAATAGCGTCGATATTTACAATTTCGCCTGCAAAATAAAGGTTTTGATGGATTTTGCTTTCCATGGTTTTAAAGTTAATTTCTTTTAAATCGATTCCGCCTGCGGTTACAAATTCTTCTTTAAAAGTGCTTTTTCCGTTTACTTTAAATTCGGCTTTTGTGAGTTGAGAAGTTAAATTTTGCAATTGATTTTTAGATAAATCGGCCCATTTAGTTTCTGTTTCAATTCCTGAAGCCAGAACCAAACTTTCCCATAATCGATTTGGGAAATCAAAAGGAGATTTTTTTGAAACTGCTTTTTTAGCATGTTCTTGTTTTAGATCTTTTAAGGTTTTTTCGGCATCTTCAAAATCAACATCATTTAACCAATTGACGAAAATCATAAACTGATAATTTTTATCGTGTAAAATGCGTGCACCCCAAGCCGAAAGTTTTAGAATTGCAGGTCCGCTCATTCCCCAATGTGTAATTAATAAAGGTCCTGTAGATTCCAGTTTAGTATCTTTTACATTCACGGTAACCTGTGCTGCAACGCCGGGTAGTTCTTTAATTCGGGAATCTTTGATGTTGAAAGTAAATAGGGAAGGAACGGGACTTACAATTGCATGTCCATGTTCTTGAAGCATTTCCCATATTTTTGGGTTGCTTCCTGTTGCCATTACTAATTTTTCTGTTGCGAAATTATCACTTTGTGTATCAATTTTCCAGTGATTTTCTTTTTTGAAAATAGACTGAACGCTTTGCCCTGTCAGCACTTTTATGCCTAATTTTTCTGTTGCTTTTAAAAAACAATCAATTATGGTTTGTGATGAATTAGAAACAGGAAACATTCTGCCATCTTCTTCAATTTTTAATTCTACGCCATGTTTTTCAAACCATTCAATTGTATCTCCGGAACAAAATTGATGGAAAGGTCCGCGAAGTTCTTTTTCGCCTCGAGGATAAAATTTAACCAATTCGTTGGGTTCAAAACAAGCGTGTGTAACGTTGCATCTTCCGCCTCCAGAAACGCGGACTTTAGAAAGGACTTCTTTTCCTCTTTCTAAAATGGCAATTTTAAGTTTCGGATTTTTCTCTGCAATATTAATAGCCGAAAAAAAACCTGCAGCGCCTCCGCCAACAATTATTATGTCGAAATTTTTAATCATATTTTTTGAGTTGCCACGAATTTGATTCGCCTGTTTGCTATCGCTCGGGTCACAAATTGGTACTAATTTTTTTCTGCCACAGATTACACAGATTTAAAGGGTTTTTTCCTTTGCCACGAATTATGCAAATTTTCACGAATTAAATTTATTGCATTAAAATTTGTGTAACTCGTGGGTAAAAAAATCTGGGTTAATCTTTTTAATCTGTGGCTAAAATTTTAAACTTTATATCTTGTCTGGATTATCAGAGATAATGCCATTTACTTTATAACTTTTTACTTTTTGAATGTCTTCCGCAGAGTTTACTGTCCAAGGCAAAACTAAAAATCCTTTTTCTTGAATTTTCTTTACATTTTCGATATTCAATAATTGAAAATCAGGATGAATAGATTTTGCTTTTATTTTTTCGGCGAAAGCCATAGCGGTATCAAGATCTTCTTCTGTTAAAACACCAATTGCAATATTTGGATTCAGGTTTAAAGTTTCTTCCAGCATATTCCAATCGAAACTCGAAACTATAAAATGATTATAACTCCAGTTTTTTTCTGAAATATATTGTTCAATTAACTGAACCACTTTACTTGGAGTTCCTAAACCTTTTAATTCGATATTGATAAAACATTTTTTATCGACCAAATCAAAGACTTCATTTAAAGTTGGGATTTGGTATTTTTCATCAATCAAAAATGATTTTAATTCAGATAAAGAAAAAGTGTTTACAATACCTTTTCCGTTAGTGGTTCTGTCTACGGTTTCGTCGTGGATTACGATGATTTGTTCGTCAGCGCTTAAGTGAACGTCAAGTTCAATTCCGTCTGAATTTAAGTCTAAGGCTTTTTGAAAGGCTTTTAAAGTGTTTTCAGGTTCGTAGGCTTTGGCGCCTCGATGTGCAATCTTTAAAATATTCATTTTATAAAGGTTCAGAGTTGCAAAGGTACAAAGGAGCAAAGGAAAAATAATAGCATCACTTGATAAAGCATTGAAATGATTTTAAAGATGGGATAAATTATATCTCTCGCAGATTTTGCAGATTCAGCAGATTTTCTTTTTTAATATCTGCTGAATCTGCCGAATCTGCTAGAGAAAAAAATTAAATCTGTTCTAATAAAACAATTCCGTATTTACTGTCAATACTTGCTTTTCCATTGATAACTTCTGTTTCCTGATCAGAGAAAAAGTCTCTTACTTTCATTCCGTTTTCGAAAATTGAATTTACAGGAAGTTCTTTTCTGCCTTCCGGTAAATCTAAACCGATTATGACTTTATCTGTAAATGATTTATTAGAATAAATTCTTGAAAACACATAATATTCGCTCTCAATTTTGGAATGAATTCCAGCGCCAACGGCAGGATGATTTCGTCTAAACTGCCCTAACTTCTGCCAATGCCACAGCATTCTTTGTGTATCGGGATCCTTCTTAATATCATCCCAATTCATATTCGAACGCAAAGTTGCATCTCCCTGAGTTCCCTCAATTACTAAGGAACGATTCGATTCATCTCCGTAATATACTTGCGACATTCCTGGGGCAAGTAAAAGTTTGGTTCCGGATTCAAAACCTCTTGTGCGATTGGCATCAAAAGGCTGGCCGTCGTCGTGAGAAGACATATAATTAAGGACAGAATAACCTTTTAAATCATTCTGTAGATGATTTGAATATTTCGAAAATAAAGTCTCATAATCGCTTTGAGCGGCATTCCATTTAAATTCAAAATTGATTAAGCTGTTAAAACCATTTTCAAAATAATTGACTTTTCGATCTCCAAAATCATAATCCTGACCACCGCTTATTCCATAACCATAAACTTCAGCGATCGTGTAAAACGGGTTCTGATCTAAAACTTGTAGAGG contains:
- a CDS encoding HAD family hydrolase — translated: MKFKGIIFDLDGTLVNSLEDISDAMNTVLTGLNYPTHNYDTYQYFIGSGLRNLVSKALPASNNSEEQIENCFDCMIDTYREVCTIKTKPYEGIVELLDNLASQNIKLAVFSNKADELTKKIAAEIFPNYFDAAVGLSTEALKKPNPFEALEISKKWNLKPEEILFVGDSDIDMQTAVNATIFPVGVSWGYRTEGELLASGAKVVIHNPSDLIQLL
- a CDS encoding NAD(P)/FAD-dependent oxidoreductase; translated protein: MIKNFDIIIVGGGAAGFFSAINIAEKNPKLKIAILERGKEVLSKVRVSGGGRCNVTHACFEPNELVKFYPRGEKELRGPFHQFCSGDTIEWFEKHGVELKIEEDGRMFPVSNSSQTIIDCFLKATEKLGIKVLTGQSVQSIFKKENHWKIDTQSDNFATEKLVMATGSNPKIWEMLQEHGHAIVSPVPSLFTFNIKDSRIKELPGVAAQVTVNVKDTKLESTGPLLITHWGMSGPAILKLSAWGARILHDKNYQFMIFVNWLNDVDFEDAEKTLKDLKQEHAKKAVSKKSPFDFPNRLWESLVLASGIETETKWADLSKNQLQNLTSQLTKAEFKVNGKSTFKEEFVTAGGIDLKEINFKTMESKIHQNLYFAGEIVNIDAITGGFNFQNAWTSGFILAQNI
- a CDS encoding glycerophosphodiester phosphodiesterase family protein — translated: MNILKIAHRGAKAYEPENTLKAFQKALDLNSDGIELDVHLSADEQIIVIHDETVDRTTNGKGIVNTFSLSELKSFLIDEKYQIPTLNEVFDLVDKKCFINIELKGLGTPSKVVQLIEQYISEKNWSYNHFIVSSFDWNMLEETLNLNPNIAIGVLTEEDLDTAMAFAEKIKAKSIHPDFQLLNIENVKKIQEKGFLVLPWTVNSAEDIQKVKSYKVNGIISDNPDKI